The proteins below are encoded in one region of Bacteroidales bacterium:
- a CDS encoding RnfABCDGE type electron transport complex subunit A encodes MEFIKIIILALIVNNVVLAQFLGICPFLGVSNKVSTSIGMGAAVVFVMALANFVTYFIQFYILVPLHIEFMQTICFIFIIAFLVQIVEIILKKSAPSLYQALGIYLPLITTNCAVLGIAILAVQKDYNLIQSVVYAAAIAVGFTLAMILMAGLREQMETTRYPKGMKGFPISLVTAGLLSLAFMGFSGLVK; translated from the coding sequence ATGGAATTCATTAAAATAATCATTCTGGCACTCATTGTAAACAATGTTGTACTGGCTCAGTTTTTGGGAATATGCCCATTCCTTGGAGTTTCCAACAAGGTTTCCACTTCAATAGGTATGGGGGCAGCCGTTGTATTTGTGATGGCACTCGCCAATTTTGTAACTTACTTCATTCAATTTTATATTTTGGTTCCGCTGCATATCGAATTTATGCAGACCATTTGTTTTATTTTCATCATTGCTTTCCTTGTACAAATTGTCGAGATAATACTGAAAAAATCAGCTCCCAGCCTTTATCAGGCATTAGGGATTTACCTGCCTCTGATCACCACCAACTGTGCCGTACTCGGTATTGCCATATTAGCTGTTCAAAAAGATTACAACCTAATTCAAAGCGTGGTTTATGCTGCTGCTATTGCTGTCGGTTTTACCCTTGCCATGATATTGATGGCAGGTTTGCGCGAACAAATGGAAACGACAAGGTATCCGAAAGGCATGAAAGGCTTCCCGATCTCTCTGGTTACAGCCGGGCTGCTTTCACTTGCCTTTATGGGTTTCTCAGGTTTAGTAAAATAA
- a CDS encoding electron transport complex subunit E, giving the protein MNNLKHFTNGIFRENPTFVLVLGTCPTLAVTTAAFNGIGMGAATTFVLVFSNLFIALLKNFIPDKVRIAAFIVIIATFVTIVDLVMKAYTPDLYKTLGIFIPLIVVNCIILGRAEAFAQKSKVLPAILDGLGMGIGFTLAITIMGSIRELLGNGSIFDIKLVSENAKTILLFILPPGAFLTYGYLIAAFNKIKAKS; this is encoded by the coding sequence ATGAACAATTTAAAACATTTTACAAACGGTATCTTCAGGGAAAACCCCACTTTTGTGCTTGTACTGGGAACATGCCCCACACTGGCTGTAACAACTGCCGCATTTAACGGCATTGGCATGGGCGCTGCTACTACATTTGTGCTGGTATTCTCTAACCTGTTTATCGCTTTACTAAAAAACTTCATTCCCGACAAGGTACGTATAGCTGCATTCATTGTTATTATTGCCACTTTTGTTACTATTGTCGATTTGGTCATGAAAGCCTATACCCCTGATCTTTATAAAACTCTGGGGATATTTATTCCACTGATTGTTGTAAACTGTATCATCCTTGGCCGTGCCGAAGCTTTTGCACAGAAAAGCAAGGTTTTACCGGCAATTTTAGACGGACTTGGAATGGGTATCGGGTTTACACTTGCTATAACAATAATGGGCTCTATAAGGGAATTATTAGGTAACGGTTCTATCTTTGACATTAAACTGGTTAGTGAAAATGCCAAAACTATTTTATTGTTCATACTTCCTCCGGGCGCTTTTTTGACCTATGGCTATCTTATTGCCGCATTCAACAAAATAAAAGCAAAATCATAA
- a CDS encoding RnfABCDGE type electron transport complex subunit G, with the protein MAKLQSSLKNMILCLFLISLVMSAALGVVYNVTKGPIEISSKKAEIDALKAVLPAFDNDPTADAKDIEGLTYYIGKKSETVVGYAVKTFTDKGFSGHFELMVGLMPDGSINKIAVLSQKETPGLGDKMKTNWKDQFNGKNPKDYKLLVKKDGGDVDAITASTISSRAFCDATQKAYDGYMKNFNKSEGGNQ; encoded by the coding sequence ATGGCTAAGCTACAATCATCATTAAAAAACATGATATTATGCCTGTTCCTGATATCCCTTGTGATGTCGGCGGCATTAGGCGTTGTTTACAACGTTACAAAAGGGCCTATTGAGATTTCCTCAAAGAAAGCTGAAATAGATGCATTAAAAGCTGTTTTACCGGCTTTTGACAATGATCCTACCGCTGACGCAAAAGATATTGAAGGCCTGACTTATTATATCGGAAAAAAATCGGAAACCGTTGTGGGTTACGCTGTAAAAACATTTACGGATAAAGGATTCAGCGGACATTTTGAATTGATGGTCGGCCTTATGCCTGATGGCAGCATAAACAAAATAGCTGTCCTCAGTCAGAAAGAGACCCCGGGCCTTGGCGATAAAATGAAAACCAACTGGAAAGACCAGTTCAATGGTAAAAACCCGAAAGATTATAAACTGTTGGTTAAGAAAGACGGCGGCGATGTAGATGCCATCACAGCCTCTACGATCTCATCACGGGCATTCTGCGACGCCACCCAGAAAGCTTATGACGGATATATGAAAAATTTCAACAAAAGTGAAGGAGGTAATCAATGA
- a CDS encoding RnfABCDGE type electron transport complex subunit D has translation MANLLTVSGSPHIHGDQSVKKIMWGVVIALIPALLVSFWYFGIGALLLTLVSVFTCVVVEFIIQKYMLKEPNSIGNGSAVITGILLALNVPSNLPVWMIVVGAIVSIAVAKMTFGGLGKNPFNPALIGRVFMLISFPVNMTSWPLPLVNRTVLVDAVTGPTSLGVVKEGLAKGDSMTDVMSNVPSYVDMLLGNMGGSFGEVSAIALILGGLFMLIRKIITWHIPVTFIGTVFAFTGLLYLLDPTQYVDPVFHLLAGGLMLGAIFMATDMVTSPMTKTGMVIFGIGCGLLTVLIRVWGAYPEGVSFAILIMNAIVPLINKGFKPKKFGEVVKNG, from the coding sequence ATGGCAAATTTATTAACAGTATCAGGGTCTCCGCATATTCACGGCGACCAGTCGGTAAAAAAGATCATGTGGGGCGTGGTCATCGCATTGATACCCGCCTTGCTGGTTTCTTTTTGGTATTTTGGTATTGGCGCGTTGTTACTGACATTAGTATCAGTCTTTACCTGCGTGGTGGTCGAATTTATCATTCAGAAATATATGCTGAAAGAACCCAATAGCATTGGCAACGGTTCCGCAGTAATTACCGGTATTTTGTTAGCGCTGAACGTTCCGAGCAACCTTCCGGTGTGGATGATCGTTGTAGGGGCCATTGTTTCTATAGCTGTTGCAAAGATGACTTTCGGCGGCCTTGGGAAAAACCCTTTCAACCCGGCACTTATAGGGCGTGTGTTCATGCTGATATCTTTCCCTGTCAACATGACTTCCTGGCCGCTGCCGCTTGTGAACCGCACCGTGCTTGTCGATGCTGTTACCGGCCCGACAAGTTTAGGGGTTGTTAAAGAAGGACTCGCCAAAGGAGATTCGATGACCGATGTGATGTCGAATGTACCTTCCTACGTTGATATGTTGCTTGGAAATATGGGCGGTTCGTTTGGCGAGGTTTCAGCCATCGCGCTGATCCTCGGAGGACTTTTTATGCTGATACGCAAGATCATCACCTGGCATATACCGGTAACTTTTATCGGAACTGTCTTTGCTTTCACAGGCCTGCTTTACCTGCTGGATCCCACCCAATATGTGGACCCGGTTTTCCATTTACTCGCCGGAGGCCTTATGTTAGGCGCCATCTTTATGGCAACCGACATGGTAACATCGCCTATGACAAAAACAGGAATGGTGATATTCGGTATCGGATGCGGGCTGCTCACGGTTCTTATCAGGGTATGGGGCGCATACCCGGAAGGCGTGTCGTTCGCCATATTAATAATGAATGCAATCGTGCCTTTGATCAATAAAGGTTTTAAACCAAAAAAATTCGGGGAGGTAGTAAAAAATGGCTAA
- the rsxC gene encoding electron transport complex subunit RsxC encodes MKTFKLGGVHPEENKHSAGIPIKSIALPKTVVIPLAQSLGAASAPLVNKGDKVLVGQLIAQGTSFISSNIHSSVSGTVVKIDDAPDASGYRKKCIIIDVEGDEWVESIDKSPELKAEITLSKEDIITRIKEAGIVGLGGATFPTHVKLMVPEGKKAEHLIINAVECEPYLTSDHRIMLEKGEEVIIGTKILMKALGVNKAYIGIENNKPDAIAHLTELSRKHDGISVCALKVKYPQGGEKQLIKAIVNREVPSGKLPIEVGCVVQNVGTAFAVYEAVQKNKPLFERVVTVTGKSVKNPGNLMARIGTPISALLEEAGGIPEETGKIINGGPMMGKAVNSLEIPVVKGMSGLVLMPENEAKRTKAENCIRCAKCVSVCPMGLAPYLIAQTSEIGQEEMAEELKVTDCIECGSCAFTCPSGRPLLENIRMAKNKVGQIIRNRAK; translated from the coding sequence TTGAAAACTTTTAAATTAGGCGGTGTTCACCCGGAAGAAAACAAACATTCTGCCGGCATACCGATAAAAAGCATTGCACTGCCCAAAACGGTCGTGATACCCCTGGCTCAAAGCCTGGGAGCTGCTTCAGCTCCTTTGGTGAATAAAGGTGACAAGGTATTGGTAGGTCAGTTAATTGCTCAGGGCACATCGTTCATTTCTTCCAACATCCACTCCTCCGTTTCAGGAACGGTGGTAAAAATTGATGATGCCCCCGATGCCAGCGGTTACCGGAAAAAGTGCATCATTATTGATGTGGAGGGTGACGAATGGGTGGAAAGCATTGATAAAAGCCCTGAACTAAAGGCTGAGATCACGCTAAGCAAGGAAGATATTATCACCCGCATCAAAGAAGCAGGTATTGTCGGCCTTGGCGGCGCTACTTTCCCCACACATGTTAAATTGATGGTTCCTGAAGGAAAAAAAGCCGAGCATCTGATTATTAATGCAGTAGAATGTGAGCCTTACCTCACTTCCGATCACCGCATCATGCTCGAAAAAGGAGAAGAAGTGATTATTGGAACAAAAATCCTGATGAAGGCGCTTGGAGTAAACAAGGCATACATTGGCATTGAAAATAACAAACCTGATGCGATCGCACATCTCACAGAACTATCCAGGAAACATGACGGCATCAGCGTTTGTGCATTAAAAGTCAAATACCCGCAAGGCGGCGAAAAACAGCTCATTAAAGCCATTGTCAACCGCGAGGTGCCATCAGGCAAACTTCCCATTGAAGTTGGCTGTGTGGTTCAGAATGTTGGAACTGCTTTTGCTGTTTACGAAGCTGTGCAGAAAAACAAACCTTTGTTTGAACGTGTCGTAACAGTTACCGGAAAATCAGTTAAAAATCCCGGCAACCTGATGGCCCGCATCGGTACTCCTATCAGCGCACTTTTAGAAGAAGCCGGAGGCATCCCAGAAGAAACAGGAAAAATCATCAACGGCGGCCCCATGATGGGCAAGGCCGTAAATTCGCTTGAGATACCTGTTGTAAAAGGTATGTCCGGGCTGGTGCTGATGCCGGAAAATGAAGCCAAACGCACAAAAGCAGAAAACTGCATTCGTTGTGCAAAATGCGTTTCTGTATGCCCGATGGGACTTGCACCCTATCTCATCGCACAGACTTCAGAGATTGGTCAGGAAGAAATGGCGGAAGAACTAAAAGTAACGGACTGTATCGAATGCGGCTCCTGTGCTTTTACCTGCCCTTCGGGCCGGCCGCTGCTTGAAAACATCAGGATGGCAAAAAATAAAGTTGGACAAATTATCAGAAACAGAGCAAAATAA
- a CDS encoding four helix bundle protein has translation MQTKFDLEDRLVDFTCRMIDIVEALPSTKAGIYLAGQLIRACHSPALNYGETQAAESKADFIHKLGIVLKELKECRVILKIVKKKEIIKPVGQLSEIYNETEELIAIIGKSINTAKKNNSK, from the coding sequence ATGCAAACAAAATTTGATTTAGAAGACCGGCTGGTGGATTTTACTTGCAGAATGATTGATATTGTTGAGGCATTACCAAGCACAAAAGCGGGAATTTACCTTGCAGGTCAGTTAATCAGAGCTTGTCATTCACCTGCTTTAAATTATGGAGAGACTCAAGCGGCGGAATCCAAAGCCGATTTCATTCATAAACTGGGAATTGTTCTTAAAGAATTGAAAGAATGCAGAGTCATTTTAAAAATAGTTAAAAAAAAGGAAATTATAAAGCCGGTTGGTCAACTATCAGAAATTTATAATGAAACGGAGGAGTTAATCGCAATTATTGGAAAAAGTATTAATACAGCAAAAAAGAATAACAGTAAATAA